From the genome of Streptomyces sp. WZ-12:
GGTGGCGGCGCAACGGGTCGGCGTCGTCCGACCGGCCGGCCGAGCCCGCGCCGGGTGGACGGATGCGCGAGGCCGAGCGCGCCGAGCTGGAGCGGCTGCGGCGGGAGATGTCGGAGAAGAACAAGCGGATACGCGAGCTGGAGATGGAGCGTGATGTCCTCAAGCGATGCATGGTCCTCTGGGTGAAGTGACCGAGACGGACCCGGCCACTCTGGCCGCGTTCATCGGTAACCAGAGGACCGAGCACCGCGTCCCGCACCGTCTGGCCTGCCAGGTTCTGGGGGTGTCGGAGTCCTGGTTCTACAAGTGGCGCGTCAGACCCACCACCGCGCGTGAGGTCCGGCGCGGACAGTTGGCCGACGCGATCACGGGGATCTTCGAGGGCTCCGGCGGCACCTACGGTTCCCCGAAGGTCTGGCTCGTCCTGGTCCGCGCGGGCTGGCGGGTCTCGGTGAACACCATCGCCCGTCTGATGGCCCAACTCGGCCTGGCCGGACGGAAGGTCCGCAGCCGGCGCGGGCTGACCCGGCCCGGCAAACGGCCGGCGGCCCCGGACTTCGTGCGCCGGGACTTCACCGCGGACGCTCCGGACCAGGTGTGGTGCGGTGACATGACCGAGATCACCACCGGTGAGGGCAAGCTCTACCTGGCCACCGTCATCGACCTGTTCTCACGTCGACTGCTCGGCTACGCGATGAGTGCCCGCCATGACGCCGAACTGGTCGTGGCCTCCTTGAACATGGCCGCGGCCACCCGCGGCGGTGATGTGAAGGGCGTGATCTTTCACAGCGACCGCGGCAGCGAATACGTCTCCTGGCGCTTTCGCCGGGCCTGTCGCCGCCTGGGCGTGACCCAGTCCATGGGCCGCGTCGGGTCGTGTTTCGACAACGCCGTCAGCGAGGCGTTCAACAGCGTGCTCAAGGTCGAGTATGTCCACCGGCACACGTTCGCCACCCGCACCGAGGCTCGGCTGCGGATCGCGACCTGGATCACCGGCTTCTACAACACGCACCGACTACACAGCGTGTGTGGGTATCAGAGTCCGATCGACTACGAGCACGACCATCGCACCAACTCCACCTTGGAGCTGGTCGCTTAGAAGATCTCCACAGTTCGAGGGGATTGACACCGCCCCGAGTTCATCCAGGACCGCGCGGTGCAGCCGACGCCACAGGCCGGCCTCGGTCCACGCGGCGAATCGGCGGTGCGCGGTGGCGGGTGAGACGCCGAACGTCTCAGGTAGGTGCCGCCAAGCACAACCACTGGTCAGGACATACACGACCGCCGTGAACACAGCCCGCTCATCGCGCGGAGCGGTCCCGCCACCCTGCGGACGGGCTTTGAACGACGGCAACAACGGGACAGCCAGTTCCCACAGACCGTCAGGAACCAGCCGCTGCGACAGATCGACACCCACAACCGACAATGATGCCGCAGATCAGCCCATCACCACGTGAGACATCCTCTTAGTCAAATGTATGCAAAATTCCGTCCTGGGTAACCTCAGCCTCGCAGTGCCCTCACTCGTTCTCCGGCGTGACGGCATTTACCATTCCGGCGTTCAATCAACCGTCGGCATTGGAGGCGAGTAGAGTATGACTGCTTTCGACCCCGAGGCAGAGCTCGAAAAGCTTGGCATCTCCATCCAATATCTTCAACTCCAAGATATCCTCGCTGCCTGGGACGCCGAGCGAAGCGCGGTCTACTGCAGCGTCGACTTGCGCCCTGTGCACAAGCGCGGCGCTCTTTGTCACGAGCTGGCTCACATTACCCTGGGGCACCAGCGCTGTGCGCACTTCGACGACAGTGTCACTGCCTTGGAGACCGTCACGCAAGAACGAGCCGCCGAAATGTGGGCCGCACGGCAGCTCATCAGTACCGTCGAGCTTGCTATCGCTCAAGAGTCCGGCCTCTCGTGCACCACAATCGCTAGAGAGTTTGGGGTAACGGAGCGTATGTACCGAGCACG
Proteins encoded in this window:
- a CDS encoding transposase, whose product is MGSKQRTYTPEFREGAVRIVIETGRSIPEVAEELGVHSGTLHSWVSRWRRNGSASSDRPAEPAPGGRMREAERAELERLRREMSEKNKRIRELEMERDVLKRCMVLWVK
- a CDS encoding IS3 family transposase, which translates into the protein MTETDPATLAAFIGNQRTEHRVPHRLACQVLGVSESWFYKWRVRPTTAREVRRGQLADAITGIFEGSGGTYGSPKVWLVLVRAGWRVSVNTIARLMAQLGLAGRKVRSRRGLTRPGKRPAAPDFVRRDFTADAPDQVWCGDMTEITTGEGKLYLATVIDLFSRRLLGYAMSARHDAELVVASLNMAAATRGGDVKGVIFHSDRGSEYVSWRFRRACRRLGVTQSMGRVGSCFDNAVSEAFNSVLKVEYVHRHTFATRTEARLRIATWITGFYNTHRLHSVCGYQSPIDYEHDHRTNSTLELVA
- a CDS encoding ImmA/IrrE family metallo-endopeptidase is translated as MTAFDPEAELEKLGISIQYLQLQDILAAWDAERSAVYCSVDLRPVHKRGALCHELAHITLGHQRCAHFDDSVTALETVTQERAAEMWAARQLISTVELAIAQESGLSCTTIAREFGVTERMYRARLLAHTEDERRWLGGTVST